One Bacillus sp. FJAT-52991 genomic region harbors:
- a CDS encoding HAD-IIA family hydrolase, protein MIHIDDFEAYCFDLDGTIYVGKQLLPGVKETINRLKTHHKKILFITNAPTHTREDCQQLLCSLGIATELEEVITASSLSAVYFLEHSPDAFIYIVGEQAIAQEFSHYPLNVTEDPLQATHVLVGLDRAFTYDKLNLAMSAVRNGAKLVVTNPDPACPVPGGYIADTLAIAKAIEVAAGQHIDQVIGKPSAYYINKVQEKLNIPKDKCLIIGDRLETDILMGKNNDIRTCLVLTGASSQTDIERTKIKPDYMIENLGELFTDTE, encoded by the coding sequence ATGATACATATTGACGACTTTGAAGCCTATTGTTTTGATTTAGATGGAACGATCTACGTCGGGAAGCAGCTTCTCCCTGGCGTCAAAGAAACCATCAATAGATTAAAAACACATCATAAAAAAATCTTATTTATTACCAATGCCCCTACGCACACAAGAGAAGATTGCCAGCAGCTTCTCTGTTCATTAGGGATCGCAACGGAATTAGAGGAAGTCATAACCGCCTCCTCCCTATCCGCTGTTTACTTTTTAGAACATTCCCCTGATGCCTTCATTTACATCGTTGGGGAACAAGCGATTGCCCAAGAATTCAGTCATTATCCATTAAACGTAACGGAAGATCCATTGCAAGCTACGCATGTTCTTGTTGGATTAGACCGTGCCTTTACATATGACAAACTGAACTTGGCCATGTCAGCCGTACGTAATGGCGCCAAACTAGTTGTAACGAATCCGGATCCAGCTTGTCCCGTTCCCGGCGGTTATATCGCAGACACACTCGCTATTGCAAAAGCCATCGAAGTAGCCGCTGGGCAACACATTGATCAAGTAATTGGCAAACCATCCGCGTATTACATCAATAAAGTCCAAGAAAAATTAAACATCCCAAAGGACAAATGCTTAATTATTGGCGACCGACTAGAAACAGACATCCTCATGGGCAAGAATAACGACATCCGCACCTGCCTCGTATTAACTGGTGCGTCTAGTCAAACAGATATCGAACGAACGAAAATTAAGCCGGATTATATGATAGAGAATTTGGGAGAATTGTTTACCGATACGGAGTGA
- a CDS encoding amino acid adenylation domain-containing protein → MSQTLLTLSSEAKKYWEKELQQPLPVLNLPLGLSKKGSEKEQVDTVSFSLTGLTETYVINWAKDIQTNVPVFFVSTYFLLLYRLTNEKDLIVGVTTGENQTVPVRVSFENCDTFLDLLRQIHQKLERAVAFGDYKWNELIVEDQPFYTAFSFGSNSHSYDTYLDVEMNMSADCLELKMNYDADRLSKDTVDRYGLYLSKIIDATLSDSPSSVRIDAIEIISEEEKEMYRRLQRPVSTNRQMKAIHERFQSAVQKHPERIAISTEQCRLTYRELDERSNQVAHLLLENGLEKEGLVPIFMRRSLDTIITLLGVLKAGGAYVPLDPDHPAERNQYILKDTAADFAIVHSSCLPLFEQLSVNRETLKVFTEEDSQSCSREAVEVHVDPDQLAYMIYTSGSTGQPKGALIGHRGVVNLIDWSTKEMKFTEQDALCQFAPYSFDASVYDTFNALFNGACLYLLSDEERMSVVAFAKAIEREEITSIAILPTIFFNELINKLPQEYIANFKRIRQIAIGGEALKRDYVTSFEKKFGSHINIYNLYGPTECTVAATFYKVHKQMPATPTVPIGHPVDNYALYVVNDHHQLCPLGVPGELLISTVGVAKGYLRQAEKTAAAFVPNHFEDGLSSTLYRSGDIVRLLPTGELEYVSRKDSQVKIRGHRIEIGEVEEALSKHESLKDVAVIVKPDEEGLNMLVAFYTSVTGEELTALELRDFLSGKLPKYMIPAHIQHVMIMPVSPTGKIDLRALANYEIEKTVMSEVKHVPQTDTEKLVAEAWKTTLKLDEIDIHDNFFEIGGHSLKIIETLVLLKPNYPQLKINDFFLYPTIAQLAVRALELSQETVENEKREANSEVIDLPEQPAIFGSFDTASLLKQQNVLLTGATGYLGSHILQQLLVTTEANVYCLVRGASADQARERLLNMLAHYFDHQISEKMLERLTVLTGDLAEANLGLSSVDCEYLEGQIDTIIHCGADVRHYGESDHFSKVNKQSTEALLAFARKKSGLRFHFISTLGIPEDLAAEGKWDASKGIDELHNISLDNVYVNSKFDSEKILLKAAQEEGIPISIYRAGNLTCHSENGRFQKNIDSNAYYRMMKTMLALKTAPKVDWYVDFTPIDYASAAIVSLSNMPETAGRLMHICNHEQIHYSNMIETLEKCGYLIQLKDEKEYEQWLFSDNGIDPEVLQLTIAQLEGDGAKNSNYRYTCPETIQLLQKTKVKCPVANEEFMRKMIDHAVQIGYFPKP, encoded by the coding sequence ATGTCTCAAACATTACTCACGTTATCATCAGAAGCTAAGAAATATTGGGAAAAGGAATTACAGCAACCACTTCCTGTATTAAATCTTCCACTTGGGTTATCCAAGAAAGGGAGCGAAAAAGAGCAGGTGGACACGGTTTCTTTTTCCCTCACAGGGTTAACAGAAACATATGTTATCAACTGGGCAAAGGATATTCAAACGAATGTACCTGTGTTTTTTGTCTCCACGTACTTTTTATTGTTATATCGACTAACGAATGAAAAGGATCTGATCGTTGGGGTAACAACTGGTGAGAATCAAACAGTTCCTGTGAGAGTTTCTTTTGAAAACTGTGACACATTTCTTGATCTCTTAAGACAAATTCATCAAAAATTAGAAAGAGCAGTGGCTTTTGGTGATTATAAATGGAATGAACTGATTGTAGAAGACCAACCGTTCTATACGGCATTTTCTTTTGGATCAAATAGTCATTCATATGATACATATTTAGATGTAGAAATGAATATGTCTGCTGATTGTCTTGAGCTAAAGATGAATTATGATGCGGATCGACTGTCAAAAGATACGGTTGATAGATATGGTTTATATTTGAGCAAAATAATTGATGCTACACTATCCGATTCACCTTCTTCTGTACGGATAGATGCAATAGAAATTATTTCTGAGGAAGAAAAAGAAATGTATCGCCGTCTCCAGCGGCCAGTAAGTACAAATCGGCAGATGAAGGCGATTCATGAAAGGTTCCAATCGGCTGTGCAAAAGCATCCAGAAAGAATAGCGATATCTACTGAACAGTGCCGATTAACCTATCGTGAGCTAGATGAACGTTCGAATCAAGTAGCTCATTTGCTACTGGAAAACGGTTTGGAAAAAGAGGGGCTCGTTCCTATTTTTATGCGCCGTAGTTTAGATACGATTATTACTTTATTAGGAGTGTTGAAGGCAGGCGGGGCCTATGTTCCTCTAGATCCGGATCATCCTGCTGAAAGAAACCAATATATTTTAAAGGATACAGCAGCAGATTTTGCGATTGTTCATTCTTCTTGCTTACCTCTGTTCGAACAGCTATCTGTGAATCGAGAGACATTGAAGGTGTTTACTGAAGAAGACAGCCAATCGTGTTCACGTGAGGCAGTAGAAGTACATGTGGACCCGGATCAGCTTGCTTATATGATTTATACTTCCGGTTCTACAGGTCAGCCAAAAGGAGCGCTCATTGGCCATCGAGGTGTGGTCAATTTAATTGATTGGTCGACAAAAGAAATGAAATTTACCGAACAGGATGCTTTATGCCAATTTGCTCCGTATAGCTTTGACGCCTCTGTATACGATACGTTTAATGCGTTATTTAATGGCGCTTGCCTTTACTTACTTTCTGATGAAGAAAGAATGTCTGTTGTAGCTTTTGCAAAAGCGATTGAGAGAGAAGAGATTACATCCATTGCCATCTTGCCAACGATCTTTTTCAATGAATTAATTAACAAGCTACCGCAAGAGTATATTGCGAATTTCAAGCGCATACGCCAAATCGCCATAGGTGGAGAGGCTTTAAAAAGGGATTATGTGACATCATTTGAGAAGAAGTTTGGTTCTCATATCAATATTTACAATTTGTATGGACCAACGGAGTGTACGGTAGCAGCAACTTTTTATAAAGTACATAAACAAATGCCAGCCACACCAACTGTGCCAATCGGTCATCCGGTAGACAATTACGCCCTTTATGTTGTGAATGATCATCATCAACTATGTCCGCTTGGTGTACCAGGAGAACTTTTGATCAGTACGGTTGGTGTAGCTAAAGGGTACCTTCGACAAGCGGAAAAAACAGCTGCCGCTTTTGTTCCGAATCATTTTGAGGATGGGCTTAGTTCGACTCTTTATCGCTCTGGAGATATTGTTCGTTTATTGCCGACTGGAGAATTAGAGTACGTAAGCCGCAAAGATTCTCAAGTGAAAATTCGCGGACATCGCATTGAAATTGGTGAAGTGGAAGAGGCATTATCTAAGCACGAGAGCTTAAAGGATGTGGCGGTAATTGTTAAGCCGGATGAAGAGGGCTTGAATATGCTTGTGGCATTTTATACAAGTGTCACAGGGGAAGAATTGACTGCGCTGGAATTGCGCGATTTTCTTTCAGGTAAACTGCCAAAATATATGATTCCTGCCCATATTCAGCATGTGATGATCATGCCGGTTTCACCAACAGGAAAAATCGATCTTCGGGCGCTAGCTAACTATGAAATTGAAAAAACGGTGATGTCCGAGGTGAAGCATGTACCGCAAACAGACACGGAAAAGCTTGTAGCAGAAGCTTGGAAGACGACGCTGAAATTAGACGAAATTGACATTCATGATAATTTCTTTGAAATCGGTGGGCATTCTCTTAAAATTATTGAAACATTAGTGTTATTAAAACCGAATTATCCACAACTGAAAATCAATGACTTTTTCTTATATCCAACTATCGCTCAGCTGGCTGTTCGTGCATTGGAATTAAGTCAAGAAACAGTTGAGAACGAAAAACGAGAAGCAAACAGTGAAGTCATTGATCTTCCAGAGCAGCCTGCTATATTTGGCTCGTTTGATACAGCCTCACTGTTGAAACAGCAAAATGTATTATTAACAGGAGCCACCGGCTATTTAGGTTCTCATATTTTACAGCAGTTGCTGGTGACGACAGAAGCTAACGTTTATTGTTTAGTGAGAGGCGCCTCTGCCGATCAAGCAAGAGAACGATTGTTGAATATGTTAGCTCACTATTTTGATCACCAGATTTCAGAAAAAATGTTAGAGCGACTGACTGTGCTGACAGGAGATTTAGCAGAAGCGAATCTCGGTCTGTCTTCTGTGGATTGTGAGTATTTGGAAGGACAAATTGATACCATTATTCATTGTGGGGCCGACGTTCGTCATTATGGAGAATCCGATCATTTTTCCAAGGTTAATAAGCAAAGTACGGAAGCATTGCTCGCATTTGCTCGCAAAAAATCTGGATTGCGCTTTCATTTTATTTCGACGTTAGGGATACCTGAAGACCTAGCTGCTGAAGGAAAATGGGATGCGAGTAAAGGGATAGATGAACTTCATAATATTTCCTTAGATAATGTGTATGTGAATAGTAAGTTTGATTCTGAAAAGATTTTACTCAAAGCGGCTCAAGAAGAAGGAATACCTATTTCTATTTATCGAGCAGGCAATTTAACGTGCCACTCGGAAAATGGCAGGTTCCAGAAAAATATTGATAGCAATGCTTATTACCGAATGATGAAAACGATGCTTGCTTTAAAAACAGCTCCAAAAGTTGATTGGTATGTTGATTTCACGCCAATTGATTATGCTAGTGCAGCTATCGTCTCATTGTCTAATATGCCGGAAACTGCTGGGCGACTCATGCATATTTGTAATCATGAGCAAATTCATTATTCAAACATGATTGAAACGCTTGAAAAATGCGGATATCTCATTCAGTTGAAAGACGAAAAGGAATATGAACAATGGTTATTTAGCGATAATGGGATCGACCCTGAAGTGTTACAGTTAACCATTGCTCAGCTTGAAGGGGACGGAGCGAAAAATTCCAACTATCGTTATACTTGTCCTGAAACGATTCAGCTATTGCAGAAAACGAAGGTCAAATGTCCGGTGGCCAATGAAGAGTTTATGAGAAAAATGATCGATCATGCTGTTCAAATCGGATATTTTCCGAAACCTTAA
- a CDS encoding 4'-phosphopantetheinyl transferase family protein, with product MVEVYLLKNHTPEETLYLLSPYLLLEEREHIQRYRNLQDRSNSLLGMLAIKYLLENKDLGSSPIFREATGKPYVKLPGWKGGISISHSGKTVACAITSNGAVGVDIEEFHEIDVNVAKEILSHQELKAFQKLHTLKDQHTFIFKQWTLKEAYLKATGMGLQNTLLSDIEFTTSGQPKLIAEESWSFFSSMMNVSLYLSLCYACQMSQEIQPKIMTVQELESHFSQS from the coding sequence ATGGTAGAGGTTTACTTACTGAAAAATCATACACCAGAAGAGACGCTTTATTTACTAAGTCCTTATTTATTATTAGAGGAAAGAGAACATATACAACGTTATCGCAACCTACAGGATCGGAGCAATTCCTTACTTGGGATGTTAGCCATTAAGTATTTACTAGAAAATAAAGATTTAGGTTCAAGCCCTATTTTTAGAGAAGCAACTGGTAAACCATATGTTAAACTGCCAGGTTGGAAAGGCGGGATTAGTATTTCTCACTCTGGAAAGACTGTTGCCTGTGCTATCACATCTAATGGAGCTGTCGGAGTAGACATTGAAGAATTTCATGAAATAGATGTGAATGTCGCTAAGGAAATATTAAGCCATCAAGAACTGAAAGCTTTTCAAAAGCTTCATACGCTAAAAGACCAGCACACGTTTATCTTCAAACAATGGACGTTAAAAGAAGCTTATTTAAAAGCAACAGGAATGGGACTTCAAAATACCTTGCTCTCTGACATCGAATTTACTACTTCAGGACAACCGAAATTAATAGCCGAAGAGAGTTGGAGTTTTTTCTCTTCAATGATGAACGTCAGCTTGTATTTATCGCTTTGCTATGCTTGTCAAATGAGTCAAGAAATCCAACCAAAAATCATGACTGTACAGGAACTAGAAAGCCATTTCTCTCAATCATAA
- a CDS encoding sugar phosphate isomerase/epimerase, with translation MKKNICYSDLALLSNDLLEKTNQLIEHGANKIELLMDGPEWNVMEDSFQTLVPKLQSLPISYTIHPPAWDINLTSENRATRETAFSEYKKAIHFAGLIKASHVVIHPGFCFSPLFNKQVAQQRAADYINELCQIAKPLNVKLAIENVGYNGSSLFTQEEYTNFLETIDETAGFLIDTGHAHLNNWDIPRLIKETKDRLLALHIHDNDGIGDDHLAIGEGTIEWKAVFAAINDYASHCEFILEYASNTPLEKLQEGKTLLQSEIQN, from the coding sequence ATGAAAAAAAATATTTGTTACTCGGACTTAGCCCTTTTATCAAACGATCTTTTAGAGAAGACTAATCAATTAATCGAACACGGTGCAAACAAAATCGAATTATTAATGGATGGACCAGAGTGGAATGTAATGGAAGATTCATTCCAAACGCTCGTACCAAAGCTTCAATCACTACCTATTAGTTATACGATCCACCCGCCAGCATGGGACATTAATTTAACAAGTGAAAACCGGGCCACAAGAGAAACGGCTTTCTCCGAATATAAAAAAGCGATTCACTTTGCTGGCCTCATTAAAGCAAGTCATGTCGTGATTCATCCGGGGTTTTGCTTTTCTCCATTGTTTAATAAACAAGTGGCCCAACAACGTGCTGCTGATTATATTAATGAATTATGCCAAATTGCGAAACCATTAAACGTGAAACTGGCGATTGAAAATGTCGGATATAACGGAAGCTCCCTTTTCACCCAAGAGGAATATACGAACTTCTTAGAGACAATCGATGAAACAGCTGGTTTTTTAATTGATACAGGCCATGCTCACTTAAACAACTGGGATATTCCGCGATTGATTAAAGAAACGAAAGACCGACTGCTCGCTTTGCATATTCATGATAATGACGGAATAGGAGACGACCACTTAGCCATTGGTGAAGGTACGATCGAATGGAAAGCTGTCTTTGCAGCTATTAACGACTACGCATCACATTGTGAGTTCATTCTTGAATATGCCTCAAATACACCATTAGAAAAATTACAAGAAGGAAAGACCCTTCTACAGAGTGAGATCCAAAATTAA